One genomic window of Streptomyces sp. NBC_01276 includes the following:
- a CDS encoding DinB family protein codes for MITSDAKKDLQIYLQDAREVLLWKLDGLSEYDVRRPVTPTGTNLLGLVKHAAGAEALYFGAAFGRPFEATGLWITGDAEPNADLWATADETRERITGLYRAACAHADETIGALGLDAVGRVPWGARDEVTLHHSLVHMIAETDRHAGHADVLRELIDGTTGLRTGSESLPERDAAWWRAHRARVEHAAREAGRLDGSAP; via the coding sequence ATGATCACATCGGACGCCAAGAAGGACCTGCAGATCTACCTCCAGGACGCCCGCGAGGTCCTGCTGTGGAAGCTCGACGGACTCTCCGAGTACGACGTCCGCCGGCCCGTGACCCCGACCGGCACCAATCTGCTGGGGCTGGTCAAGCACGCGGCCGGCGCCGAGGCCCTGTACTTCGGCGCCGCCTTCGGGCGGCCCTTCGAGGCGACGGGGTTGTGGATCACCGGCGACGCCGAACCCAACGCGGACCTCTGGGCCACGGCCGACGAGACCCGTGAGCGGATCACCGGCCTCTACCGCGCGGCCTGCGCGCACGCGGACGAGACGATCGGGGCGCTCGGCCTCGACGCCGTGGGCAGGGTGCCCTGGGGGGCCCGGGACGAGGTGACCCTCCACCACAGCCTGGTCCATATGATCGCCGAGACTGACCGGCACGCCGGGCACGCGGACGTCCTGCGGGAGCTCATCGACGGCACCACCGGCCTGCGGACCGGGAGCGAGAGCCTGCCGGAGCGCGACGCGGCCTGGTGGCGGGCCCACCGGGCCCGGGTCGAGCACGCGGCCCGGGAGGCCGGCCGCCTCGATGGCTCGGCGCCCTGA
- a CDS encoding DUF5997 family protein has translation MTSHQSTQTMKPATAAKKLGVYLEATPAEFQEGVVSRSELNALQSEPPAWLVELRRNGPHPRPVVAAKLGVSIAGLARGGVTEALTTEQIEAIKQADPEWLQKERATQADVRKEAVRIKEKNAQKAQKQAGGSQ, from the coding sequence ATGACCTCGCACCAGAGCACCCAGACGATGAAGCCCGCGACCGCGGCGAAGAAGCTGGGTGTGTACCTCGAAGCCACCCCCGCAGAGTTCCAGGAGGGTGTGGTTTCGCGCTCCGAGCTGAACGCACTCCAGTCCGAGCCGCCCGCGTGGCTGGTGGAGCTGCGCCGCAACGGCCCGCACCCGCGGCCCGTCGTCGCGGCGAAGCTCGGCGTGTCGATCGCCGGTCTCGCGCGCGGCGGGGTCACCGAGGCCCTGACCACGGAGCAGATCGAGGCCATCAAGCAGGCCGACCCGGAGTGGCTCCAGAAGGAGCGCGCCACTCAGGCCGACGTGCGCAAGGAAGCCGTGCGCATCAAGGAGAAGAACGCCCAGAAGGCGCAGAAGCAGGCGGGCGGCTCCCAGTAG
- a CDS encoding LysR family substrate-binding domain-containing protein: MTGSDVPPSFRLAYVPGVTPTKWVRIWNERLPDVPLTLVGVSAAEAFDTLRGSGADAGFVRLPVDRADLSAIPLYTETTVVVIPKDHLVAAVEEVSTEDLADEIVLHPLDDVLGWETLPGRPAFERPATTADAIELVAAGIGVLVVPQSLARLHHRKDLTYRTVTDAPESRIALSWPEERTTDLVEEFIGIVRGRTVNSTRGRPQTPPQPKQRKAGVAKSGTAKSGTAKSGAGKSGAGRTGAKPGAGTGGKATGKTSGKNPRGGSAAPKAAKRGKPRRRP; encoded by the coding sequence GTGACAGGCTCGGATGTACCCCCTTCGTTCCGGCTCGCCTACGTCCCGGGAGTGACGCCCACGAAGTGGGTGCGGATCTGGAACGAGCGGCTGCCCGACGTCCCGCTGACCCTCGTGGGCGTGTCCGCCGCAGAGGCGTTCGACACGCTGCGCGGCAGCGGCGCCGACGCCGGATTCGTGCGGCTGCCCGTGGACCGGGCGGACCTCAGCGCGATCCCCCTCTACACCGAGACCACCGTGGTGGTGATCCCGAAGGACCACCTGGTGGCTGCCGTGGAGGAGGTGTCGACCGAGGACCTGGCCGACGAGATCGTGCTGCACCCCCTCGACGACGTCCTCGGCTGGGAGACCCTCCCGGGCCGTCCCGCCTTCGAACGCCCGGCCACGACGGCGGACGCGATCGAGCTGGTGGCCGCGGGCATCGGCGTCCTCGTCGTTCCGCAGTCCCTCGCCCGCCTGCACCACCGCAAGGACCTCACCTACCGGACGGTCACCGACGCCCCCGAGTCGCGCATCGCGCTGTCCTGGCCCGAGGAGCGGACCACCGATCTGGTGGAGGAGTTCATCGGCATCGTCCGGGGACGGACCGTGAACAGCACCCGCGGCCGTCCGCAGACGCCGCCCCAGCCCAAGCAGCGCAAGGCCGGTGTGGCCAAGTCGGGCACGGCCAAGTCGGGCACGGCCAAGTCGGGCGCGGGCAAGTCGGGCGCGGGCCGGACCGGAGCGAAGCCGGGCGCCGGCACGGGCGGCAAGGCGACGGGGAAGACGTCCGGCAAGAACCCCCGCGGCGGTTCCGCCGCACCCAAGGCCGCCAAGCGCGGCAAGCCGCGCCGCCGTCCCTGA